The Apium graveolens cultivar Ventura chromosome 6, ASM990537v1, whole genome shotgun sequence genome contains a region encoding:
- the LOC141664005 gene encoding uncharacterized protein LOC141664005, translating into MSSSAYAAAFNSLGLAYKTTKGAPGTGSGSADVEGGAESSAPRNVADPGNSPLAKDPDVQEISEEELPSKKRKSAPGKPPRGKTVVADRVICDSEGKGPDGAPIRVGTKSLIDLAGFMSSIPSEEDWEEVEGYNMAAALKRVTGQWGQLGSAISICSDVAFTELKEANNRTKAEKILSDSLRGELEEAREGFRVVETGLNEKLKDSEIRAEGLAQEVERLKAELAAKENLNKEAIIADFKASDVYDFEVAQAGVPEVRRSWVVAERHIKTDPFASWESFIQEFLAAKAAVEQGQGEPEPYDGPSPSFL; encoded by the exons ATGTCTTCCTCAGCATACGCAGCGGCTTTTAACTCTTTGGGGTTGGCATACAAGACAACCAAGGGGGCCCCAGGCACCGGATCCGGATCTGCGGATGTAGAGGGCGGTGCCGAATCTTCTGCCCCCCGGAATGTTGCTGATCCGGGTAATTCTCCACTGGCCAAGGACCCGGACGTTCAGGAAATCTCTGAAGAGGAACTTCCTTCGAAGAAGAGGAAGTCCGCCCCGGGGAAGCCTCCCCGCGGAAAAACTGTTGTTGCTGACCGGGTCATATGCGACTCGGAGGGGAAGGGACCGGATGGGGCTCCTATCCGGGTAGGGACAAAGAGTCTTATTGATCTGGCCGGGTTCATGTCCAGTATCCCCTCAGAAGAAGATTGGGAGGAGGTCGAGGGCTACAACATGGCTGCTGCCTTGAAGAGGGTCACTGGTCAATGGGGGCAG CTTGGGAGTGCAATTTCCATTTGCTCCGATGTTGCTTTCACTGAGCTGAAGGAGGCTAACAACCGGACTAAGGCTGAGAAGATTCTCTCCGATTCCCTTAGGGGTGAGCTGGAGGAGGCCCGGGAGGGGTTCCGGGTGGTGGAGACCGGGCTGAACGAGAAGTTGAAGGACTCTGAGATCCGGGCTGAGGGGCTGGCCCAGGAAGTCGAGAGGCTGAAGGCCGAGCTTGCTGCCAAAGAGAACCTGAACAAGGAGGCCATCATTGCTGATTTCAAGGCCAGCGACGTCTATGACTTCGAAGTTGCTCAGGCCGGGGTTCCCGAGGTACGCAGGTCCTGGGTTGTTGCAGAGCGCCATATCAAGACTGACCCTTTTGCTTCCTGGGAGAGCTTTATCCAAGAGTTCCTTGCTGCTAAGGCTGCTGTCGAGCAAGGTCAAGGGGAACCGGAACCCTATGATGGTCCGAGCCCCAGTTTCCTCTAG
- the LOC141664818 gene encoding oleosin Cor a 13-like has product MAMYQQPQHLRQHTHHYNQPLSTQVVKATTAATIGGSLMLLSGLTLVATVIGLVIATPVMVIFSPVLVPAAITLLLLIGGFLTSGGLGATAAFVLFWMYRYTAGKHPIGADQIDYARHKLANAAYEVKEKAQHLGHESVNTIQGS; this is encoded by the coding sequence ATGGCTATGTATCAACAACCTCAGCACCTGCGCCAACACACACACCACTATAACCAGCCACTATCAACTCAGGTTGTGAAGGCCACCACAGCAGCAACTATAGGTGGCTCACTCATGCTTCTCTCTGGGTTAACCTTGGTGGCTACTGTCATAGGCCTTGTGATTGCTACACCTGTGATGGTGATTTTTAGCCCTGTTCTTGTTCCGGCTGCTATCACTCTACTGCTCCTGATTGGAGGGTTTCTGACGTCTGGTGGACTGGGGGCCACAGCCGCCTTTGTGTTGTTCTGGATGTACAGGTATACGGCGGGAAAGCATCCGATTGGTGCGGATCAGATTGATTATGCACGACACAAGTTGGCGAATGCGGCGTATGAAGTGAAGGAGAAAGCTCAGCATCTTGGTCATGAGTCTGTTAATACCATTCAGGGAAGTTGA
- the LOC141664819 gene encoding gibberellin 20 oxidase 1-like: MASRIEEESVDALSSLDQKLHVKNFIWCEKEWPSLSFDEYEDGEDVPVISLHEVWESKKGNNYEKLCQLMVTASARSGFFKLVNHGVASEITENINLRLHEFFDLPMEQKLRGARSGSLPLGYSATNPDYGENLPWAEIIQLLQSPQQILGLAKNVLGDQHQPFSDAMSAYMDALDKLGMIIFEMLAHGLGLPDDFFTKHFTEKDSTMIRINRYPPCPLPEKCLGLGSHSDPHTLTILFQDEVGGLQVLRNDNKWIGIRPVPNSFIINIGDTLEAWTNGMLKSVVHRAVVNKEKRRLSIAYFMSPACSTVIESPPQLIIHDKLYIPFTWGDFRNQLLIQKRVSGKTALNRVQVDGNNSCQLNYNDGEAKLKCICSVLKVGNRHYSVEVSFSD, from the exons ATGGcatcaagaattgaagaagaatcTGTTGATGCACTTTCTTCACTAGACCAGAAATTACACGTTAAAAATTTCATATGGTGCGAAAAGGAGTGGCCATCACTAAGCTTTGACGAGTACGAGGATGGGGAGGACGTTCCAGTTATAAGCCTCCACGAAGTTTGGGAGTCGAAGAAAGGTAACAATTATGAGAAACTGTGTCAGCTTATGGTGACTGCTAGTGCAAGATCGGGTTTCTTCAAATTGGTAAATCATGGAGTAGCTTCAGAAATTACTGAAAATATAAATCTGCGTTTGCACGAGTTTTTCGATCTTCCTATGGAGCAAAAGCTGAGGGGAGCTAGATCAGGAAGCCTGCCATTAGGCTATTCAGCCACTAATCCTGATTATGGAGAGAATTTGCCTTGGGCTGAGATCATACAGCTACTTCAATCTCCACAGCAGATCCTAGGCTTGGCCAAGAATGTGCTAGGTGATCAGCATCAACCTTTTAG TGATGCAATGTCTGCATACATGGATGCGTTGGACAAACTGGGAATGATCATTTTTGAAATGTTAGCTCATGGACTGGGCTTGCCAGATGATTTTTTCACTAAGCACTTCACAGAGAAAGACTCTACTATGATTCGAATCAATCGGTATCCACCTTGTCCCCTACCAGAAAAGTGTTTAGGGCTGGGTAGCCATTCTGATCCTCACACTCTCACAATATTATTCCAAGATGAAGTTGGCGGTCTTCAGGTTCTTCGAAATGATAATAAATGGATTGGCATTCGACCCGTCCCAAATTCATTCATCATCAATATCGGTGACACTCTGGAA GCATGGACAAATGGAATGTTGAAGAGTGTGGTTCACAGAGCAGTAGTAAATAAAGAGAAGAGGAGACTGTCAATAGCTTATTTTATGAGCCCAGCATGTAGTACTGTAATTGAATCCCCTCCCCAGCTAATTATACATGACAAACTGTACATTCCTTTCACATGGGGAGACTTCAGAAATCAACTATTAATTCAAAAGAGGGTTTCAGGTAAAACTGCCCTCAACAG AGTGCAAGTTGATGGTAATAACAGCTGCCAGTTGAATTACAACGATGGCGAAGCAAAATTAAAGTGTATATGCAGTGTTCTAAAAGTCGGAAATCGGCATTATTCTGTGGAGGTATCTTTTAGTGATTAA